The proteins below come from a single Faecalibaculum rodentium genomic window:
- the nrdD gene encoding anaerobic ribonucleoside-triphosphate reductase, whose amino-acid sequence MNVIKRSGEEVQFDIDKIVNAIRKANAATPQEQMSDQEILAISRAVEETCVSLKRASSVEEIQDLVEREIMSHGYFSVAKNYITYRYERALVRKANSTDQQIMSLLERNNEEVKQENSNKNPLVNSVQRDYMAGEVSKDITRRFLLPQDVMEAHEQGIIHFHDSDYFAQHMHNCCLVDLEDMLQNGTVISETMIEKPHSFSTACNVATQIIAQVASSQYGGQSITLSHLAPFVQVSRDKARREVREELENSGMSFTEEQVNDMAEMRVRREIEKGVQTIQYQVITLMTTNGQAPFVTVFMYLNEVEDPRTRKDLAMIIEEMLKQRIQGVKNEKGVYITPAFPKLIYVLQPDNITPGSEYYYLTELAARCTAHRMVPDYISEKSMLNLKIDKNGDGHCYPCMGCRSFLTPYVTPSGKPKYYGRFNQGVVTINLVDAACSSNGDMEAFWNILDERLELCYKALMIRHNRLKGTPSDVAPILWQDGALARLKKGETIDKLLYGGYSTISLGYAGLCECVRRMTGVDHTKPEGTKFGLEVMQHLNDACAKWRAETNIDFSLYGTPMESTTYKFAKKLQERFGIIPGVTDASYITNSYHVNVKEEINAFDKLTFESQFQRLSPGGAISYVEVPNMENNIPAVMALLTHIYDSIMYAELNTKSDYCQECGYTGEIQIVEDENHKLIWECPNCHNHNQETMNVARRTCGYIGTQFWNQGRTQEIKDRVLHL is encoded by the coding sequence ATGAACGTCATCAAACGCAGCGGCGAAGAAGTCCAGTTCGATATAGACAAAATTGTAAACGCTATCCGCAAGGCCAACGCAGCCACGCCTCAGGAACAGATGAGCGACCAGGAGATCCTTGCCATTTCCCGGGCAGTCGAAGAAACCTGTGTTTCGCTGAAACGGGCCAGCAGCGTGGAGGAAATCCAGGACCTGGTGGAAAGGGAAATCATGTCCCACGGGTATTTTTCTGTTGCGAAAAACTACATCACCTACCGGTATGAGCGGGCGCTGGTGCGCAAGGCCAACTCCACGGACCAGCAGATCATGAGCCTGCTGGAGCGCAACAACGAGGAAGTGAAGCAGGAAAACTCCAACAAGAATCCCCTGGTCAACAGCGTGCAGCGTGACTATATGGCCGGCGAGGTGTCCAAGGACATCACCCGCCGCTTCCTGCTTCCCCAGGATGTCATGGAAGCCCACGAACAGGGCATCATCCACTTTCACGATTCCGACTATTTTGCCCAGCACATGCACAACTGCTGCCTGGTGGATCTGGAAGACATGCTGCAGAACGGCACTGTCATTTCCGAGACCATGATTGAGAAACCCCACAGCTTCTCCACTGCCTGCAACGTGGCCACGCAGATCATTGCCCAGGTGGCCAGCTCCCAGTACGGCGGCCAGTCCATCACCCTGTCCCACCTGGCACCCTTCGTGCAGGTGAGCCGGGACAAGGCCCGCCGGGAAGTCCGCGAGGAACTGGAAAACTCCGGCATGTCCTTCACCGAAGAACAGGTCAATGACATGGCCGAAATGCGGGTGCGCCGCGAAATCGAAAAGGGCGTGCAGACCATTCAGTATCAGGTCATCACGCTCATGACCACCAACGGCCAGGCTCCCTTTGTCACGGTGTTCATGTACCTGAATGAAGTCGAGGACCCCCGGACCCGCAAAGACCTGGCGATGATCATCGAAGAAATGCTGAAGCAGCGCATCCAGGGCGTGAAAAACGAAAAGGGCGTATACATTACGCCGGCATTCCCCAAGCTGATCTATGTGCTGCAGCCCGACAACATCACCCCGGGATCCGAATACTACTACCTGACGGAGCTGGCAGCCCGCTGCACAGCCCACCGCATGGTGCCGGACTACATCTCGGAAAAGAGCATGCTGAACCTGAAGATCGACAAAAACGGTGACGGCCACTGCTATCCCTGCATGGGCTGCCGTTCCTTCCTGACTCCCTATGTCACACCCTCCGGCAAACCGAAGTACTACGGCCGGTTCAACCAGGGTGTGGTGACCATCAACCTGGTGGATGCTGCCTGCTCCTCCAATGGCGACATGGAGGCATTCTGGAACATCCTCGACGAACGGCTGGAGCTGTGCTACAAGGCACTGATGATCCGGCACAACCGGCTGAAGGGGACCCCGAGCGACGTGGCTCCCATTCTGTGGCAGGACGGCGCGCTGGCGCGGCTGAAGAAGGGGGAGACCATCGACAAGCTGCTGTATGGCGGGTATTCCACCATTTCCCTGGGCTACGCCGGTCTGTGCGAATGTGTGCGCCGGATGACCGGTGTGGATCACACAAAGCCTGAAGGCACGAAGTTCGGCCTGGAGGTCATGCAGCACCTCAACGATGCCTGTGCAAAGTGGCGCGCTGAAACCAACATCGACTTCTCCCTGTACGGCACGCCCATGGAGTCCACGACGTACAAGTTTGCCAAAAAGCTGCAGGAACGCTTCGGCATCATCCCGGGCGTCACGGATGCCAGCTACATCACAAACAGCTATCACGTGAATGTGAAGGAAGAAATCAACGCCTTCGACAAGCTGACCTTCGAATCGCAGTTCCAGCGGCTGTCTCCGGGTGGTGCGATTTCCTATGTGGAAGTGCCCAACATGGAGAACAACATTCCTGCTGTCATGGCCCTGCTCACTCACATTTATGACTCCATCATGTATGCGGAGCTGAACACCAAGAGCGACTATTGTCAGGAGTGCGGCTATACCGGCGAAATCCAGATCGTGGAGGATGAAAACCACAAGCTGATCTGGGAATGTCCGAACTGCCACAACCACAACCAGGAGACCATGAATGTGGCCCGGCGCACCTGTGGCTACATAGGCACGCAGTTCTGGAATCAGGGGCGCACCCAGGAGATCAAGGACCGCGTCCTGCACCTGTAG
- a CDS encoding AzlD domain-containing protein has translation MTWTEVLPGILTMALVTYLIRALPLALFTRTITSPRIRSFLYYVPYAVLAAMTVPGVFTATPHLASAITGCAAAVLLAWHGKGLLAVSLAAAAAGLLALLIP, from the coding sequence ATGACCTGGACAGAGGTGCTGCCCGGGATCCTGACCATGGCACTGGTCACGTACCTGATCCGGGCCCTGCCGCTGGCACTCTTTACCCGCACCATCACCAGTCCCAGGATCCGCTCGTTTCTGTATTATGTACCCTATGCCGTCCTGGCTGCGATGACGGTTCCCGGGGTGTTCACAGCCACTCCGCATCTGGCCAGCGCCATTACCGGGTGCGCTGCCGCTGTTCTTTTGGCCTGGCATGGAAAGGGACTGCTGGCCGTTTCTCTGGCGGCTGCCGCTGCCGGCCTGCTCGCCCTGCTCATTCCCTGA
- a CDS encoding phosphopantetheine-binding protein translates to MTESIQVLIAQNLGVDESRVTEGARLREDLGMDEISSVELAMALDELTGTETTEEDMSELITVQDIIQYLQRAG, encoded by the coding sequence ATGACAGAAAGCATCCAGGTGCTCATTGCACAGAATCTCGGTGTGGATGAATCACGGGTCACGGAAGGCGCCAGACTCCGGGAGGATCTCGGGATGGATGAGATCTCGTCCGTGGAACTGGCCATGGCGCTGGATGAGCTGACGGGCACAGAGACGACCGAAGAGGACATGAGCGAACTGATCACGGTTCAGGATATCATCCAGTACCTGCAGCGGGCGGGATGA
- a CDS encoding HD domain-containing protein → MFRISEEDQKHIVDVSRHLCRTGELARTRDFIQHGHTTVYTHVHHVARIALWLNRKLNLKADRDRVIRSALLHDYFLYDWHDKSHDHPRPHGFHHPKVAMEAAHRHYELHPREQDAIVSHMFPLTKPPRHREGWLVTAADKLSTFQELSAWWRRKLRPGKLGQLDSRVRKKGNSR, encoded by the coding sequence ATGTTCAGAATCAGCGAGGAAGACCAGAAGCATATTGTGGATGTCTCCCGTCACCTGTGCCGGACCGGAGAGCTGGCCCGGACCCGGGACTTCATCCAGCATGGTCACACCACGGTGTACACCCATGTCCATCACGTCGCCCGGATCGCCCTGTGGCTCAACCGGAAGCTGAACCTGAAGGCCGACCGGGACCGGGTGATCCGCAGCGCCCTGCTGCATGATTACTTTCTGTATGACTGGCATGACAAGAGCCATGACCATCCACGCCCGCATGGATTCCACCATCCGAAAGTGGCCATGGAGGCGGCGCACCGTCACTATGAACTCCATCCGCGGGAACAGGATGCGATTGTCAGCCACATGTTTCCCCTGACAAAACCGCCGCGGCACCGCGAGGGATGGCTGGTCACCGCCGCCGACAAACTGAGCACCTTCCAGGAACTCAGTGCCTGGTGGAGACGGAAGCTGCGGCCGGGAAAACTCGGGCAGCTGGACAGTCGGGTCAGGAAAAAAGGGAACAGCCGATAA
- a CDS encoding vWA domain-containing protein, protein MTVRHIEETHRRQKQKPGATELVFILDCSGSMAGMESDVIGGFNAMLEKQQKKPGRCRVTTMLFDTGCRPLHESIDIQDMRPMTDRDFEAGGCTALYDAVGRTIRRIAEIQKQTAPKGRADHVVFAIMTDGLENASKRYTLPQIRSMIEREQTAYGWEFLFLGANFDAEATAETMGIRKDHAVEYLADSQGMQVSFQAMSESLESVRDCGMLDTRCMQSVREDTRTRSRVHRRNRH, encoded by the coding sequence ATGACAGTCAGACACATAGAAGAGACACACCGGCGTCAGAAGCAGAAACCGGGAGCGACAGAACTCGTGTTCATCCTGGATTGCAGCGGGTCTATGGCAGGGATGGAATCCGATGTCATTGGCGGCTTCAATGCCATGCTCGAAAAGCAGCAAAAAAAGCCCGGACGCTGCCGGGTCACCACCATGCTGTTTGATACCGGATGCAGACCGCTGCATGAGAGCATCGACATCCAGGATATGAGACCTATGACAGACCGGGACTTTGAAGCGGGCGGCTGCACGGCACTGTACGATGCCGTGGGGAGAACAATCCGCAGGATCGCGGAGATCCAGAAACAGACAGCTCCGAAGGGCCGGGCAGATCATGTCGTGTTCGCGATCATGACCGACGGCCTGGAAAACGCCAGCAAACGGTATACGCTGCCACAGATCCGGTCCATGATCGAACGGGAGCAGACTGCATATGGCTGGGAATTTCTGTTTCTCGGGGCCAATTTCGACGCAGAAGCCACTGCCGAAACCATGGGGATCCGCAAAGACCATGCGGTGGAGTACCTGGCAGACAGCCAGGGGATGCAGGTGAGTTTCCAGGCCATGAGCGAGTCCCTGGAATCCGTCCGGGACTGCGGTATGCTGGATACACGCTGCATGCAGTCTGTCCGGGAGGATACGCGGACACGGAGTCGAGTGCATCGAAGAAACAGGCACTGA
- a CDS encoding LexA family protein — protein sequence MKIQEILSEFKRQNNATNLYIAEKIGVTPSTVSRWCRGQIKHIAPATMERLSDLLGTDVRALTQAIDFQLEKPVLGTVKAGYGLLAEENLDGYMSVSQEDFDRGDYFLRVTGDSMNGAHILDGDLLYVKSCNDVPSGAIAIILIGGEEATVKKLIKKKGYWILQAANPDVEPMVFTEKEIGELPVQIIGRALYARTDL from the coding sequence ATGAAGATACAAGAGATACTGTCCGAGTTCAAGCGGCAGAACAATGCAACGAATCTGTACATTGCCGAGAAGATCGGCGTGACGCCTTCCACCGTTTCCCGCTGGTGCCGGGGGCAGATCAAGCACATTGCACCGGCCACCATGGAGCGGCTCTCCGACCTGCTGGGCACGGATGTGCGCGCCCTGACACAGGCCATTGACTTCCAGCTGGAAAAACCTGTCCTGGGCACCGTGAAGGCCGGGTACGGCCTTCTGGCAGAGGAAAACCTGGACGGCTACATGTCGGTGTCCCAGGAAGACTTCGACCGGGGCGACTACTTCCTGCGGGTGACCGGAGACTCCATGAACGGGGCCCATATCCTGGACGGCGACCTTCTGTATGTGAAATCCTGCAATGACGTGCCCTCCGGTGCCATTGCCATCATCCTGATCGGCGGCGAGGAAGCCACGGTGAAAAAACTGATCAAGAAAAAGGGCTACTGGATCCTGCAGGCGGCTAATCCCGATGTGGAGCCCATGGTCTTCACGGAAAAGGAAATCGGGGAGCTGCCGGTCCAGATCATCGGCCGGGCCCTGTACGCCCGCACCGATCTGTAA
- a CDS encoding AzlC family ABC transporter permease, with translation MRAVDRAGNSQSYAAGLRLGIPIALGYFSVSMAYGLSAVVLGFRPLQAALISISNLTSAGQFAGTQIIAQHGQLAELVLTTLVINARYFLMALSLSQKLEKTSLLQRLVMAYGITDEIFAAAIGESGKLSFSFMMGLITLPVIGWTAGTWTGAAASSLLSPDVAGACGVAMYGMFIAILIPKARQDHSVAVCVALAATLSLACSLLQLSSGWAVILVTVITAGIMAWLHPGAGMEAEDAASRTTGQEENA, from the coding sequence GTGAGAGCTGTTGACAGGGCAGGGAACAGCCAAAGCTATGCAGCGGGACTGAGACTGGGGATTCCGATTGCCCTGGGCTACTTTTCCGTGTCCATGGCCTATGGTCTCTCTGCCGTGGTGCTGGGATTCCGCCCGCTGCAGGCAGCGCTGATTTCCATCAGCAATCTCACCAGTGCCGGTCAGTTTGCCGGAACGCAGATCATTGCGCAGCATGGCCAGCTGGCGGAACTGGTGCTGACCACGCTGGTGATCAACGCGCGGTATTTTCTCATGGCACTGTCCCTGTCCCAGAAACTGGAAAAGACCAGTCTGCTGCAGAGACTGGTCATGGCCTACGGCATCACCGACGAGATTTTCGCGGCAGCCATTGGCGAATCGGGAAAGCTCTCCTTTTCCTTTATGATGGGTCTCATTACACTGCCGGTCATCGGATGGACAGCCGGAACCTGGACAGGGGCTGCTGCCAGCAGCCTGCTGTCTCCGGATGTGGCCGGAGCCTGCGGCGTGGCCATGTACGGGATGTTCATTGCGATCCTCATCCCCAAAGCCCGGCAGGACCACTCAGTGGCTGTCTGCGTTGCCCTGGCTGCCACCCTCAGCCTGGCCTGCAGCCTGCTGCAGCTGTCCTCGGGATGGGCGGTGATTCTCGTCACGGTGATCACCGCCGGGATCATGGCGTGGCTGCACCCGGGGGCCGGGATGGAGGCGGAAGACGCTGCATCCCGGACCACAGGACAGGAGGAAAACGCATGA
- a CDS encoding DNA polymerase IV: MNRVIVHSDINHCYAQLEEMRNPALRHVPMAVGGSAEKRHGIILAKNDLAKAAGVLTAESLHEARRKCPDLVILHPDYEAYMYCTEQIKDIYRQYTDRVESFGLDEAWFDLTGTKRLYGDPLELARRIQQEVYQCFGIRVSMGVSWNRVFAKLGSDLDKQMGFTVITPENYRELVWPLPVEELIMIGRRTQLKLNAMGLFTIGDLAQTDGMAVTRRLGKIGGLLWRCARGFDMSPVLCSGHQEQAKSVGSSKTLVHDVTTLRQLRQVCRVLCESAAARLRAAGLRGWVVSLALRGTDLRWKGSHQVRLLQPTDLASDLTAAVYGLIDRQHLSSLSLRSVGIQVSDLVCGPGFDQPDLFSRPDSRSRQRSLEDAVNEIRVRYGYDKCRMASMRVDVDLTDFDPLGHLHQVHPVGFLRGPVN, translated from the coding sequence ATGAATCGCGTTATTGTTCACAGTGACATCAACCACTGCTATGCACAGCTGGAAGAAATGCGGAATCCTGCCCTGCGCCATGTCCCCATGGCCGTGGGCGGCAGTGCCGAAAAGCGGCATGGGATCATCCTGGCCAAGAACGACCTGGCCAAAGCCGCGGGTGTCTTGACGGCTGAATCCCTCCATGAAGCCAGGCGCAAGTGCCCCGATCTTGTGATCCTGCACCCGGACTACGAGGCCTACATGTACTGCACGGAACAGATCAAGGACATTTACCGGCAGTACACGGACCGGGTGGAGTCCTTCGGGCTGGATGAAGCCTGGTTCGATCTCACCGGGACAAAACGGCTGTACGGCGATCCCCTGGAACTGGCCAGGCGCATCCAGCAGGAAGTCTATCAGTGTTTCGGCATCCGGGTTTCCATGGGGGTGTCCTGGAACCGGGTGTTTGCCAAGCTCGGCTCGGACCTGGACAAGCAAATGGGGTTTACGGTGATCACCCCGGAAAACTATCGGGAGCTGGTATGGCCGTTGCCGGTGGAGGAGCTGATCATGATCGGCCGCCGCACCCAGCTCAAGCTCAATGCCATGGGACTGTTCACCATTGGCGATCTGGCGCAGACCGACGGCATGGCCGTCACCAGGCGCCTGGGAAAAATCGGCGGCCTGCTCTGGCGCTGTGCCCGGGGATTCGACATGTCCCCCGTGCTTTGCAGCGGTCATCAGGAACAGGCGAAATCCGTGGGAAGCTCCAAGACCCTGGTCCATGACGTGACCACGCTCCGGCAGCTGCGGCAGGTGTGCCGCGTGCTGTGCGAATCGGCCGCCGCCCGGCTGCGGGCCGCAGGCCTGCGGGGGTGGGTCGTCTCCCTGGCCCTGCGGGGCACGGACCTGCGCTGGAAAGGGTCGCATCAGGTCCGGCTGCTGCAGCCCACGGATCTGGCCAGTGACCTGACAGCCGCGGTGTACGGCCTGATCGACCGGCAGCATCTTTCGTCTCTTTCCCTGCGGAGTGTGGGGATCCAGGTCTCGGACCTGGTCTGCGGACCGGGGTTTGACCAGCCGGATCTGTTTTCCCGCCCCGACAGCCGCAGCCGGCAGCGAAGCCTGGAGGATGCCGTCAACGAGATCCGGGTCCGCTACGGCTATGACAAGTGCCGCATGGCCTCCATGCGGGTGGATGTGGACCTCACGGACTTCGATCCCCTGGGGCACCTGCACCAGGTGCATCCGGTGGGGTTTCTTCGCGGTCCTGTGAACTGA
- a CDS encoding GNAT family N-acetyltransferase: MLVIRKPRDSEVKTLAALEHVCFPKAEAAPSDVMRARYETFPDNFLVAESDGVIRGYINGCSAATPKIEDRMYHDASLHDSAGDYLLVFGLGVHPNAREHGLAGTLLRSYISLARKRGQKGVGLTCKDHLVHYYSRFGFQDMGQSDSQHGGTTWHDMQLIFDRDGQPAGLVQAAGAGQTEGSDA, translated from the coding sequence ATGCTGGTAATCAGAAAACCGAGGGACTCGGAAGTCAAGACCCTGGCGGCTCTGGAACATGTATGCTTTCCGAAAGCGGAAGCCGCTCCTTCAGATGTGATGCGGGCACGGTATGAAACATTCCCGGATAATTTCCTGGTGGCGGAAAGCGACGGCGTCATCCGCGGCTATATCAACGGATGCAGCGCGGCCACGCCGAAGATCGAAGACCGGATGTATCACGATGCCTCCCTGCATGATTCGGCAGGAGACTATCTGCTGGTGTTCGGTCTGGGGGTGCACCCGAATGCAAGGGAGCACGGACTTGCAGGCACGCTGCTGCGCAGCTACATTTCCCTGGCGCGGAAGCGTGGACAGAAGGGGGTGGGCCTCACGTGCAAGGATCACCTGGTTCATTATTATTCCCGGTTCGGGTTCCAGGACATGGGACAGTCAGACTCGCAGCATGGAGGCACGACCTGGCATGACATGCAGCTGATCTTTGACCGGGACGGCCAGCCGGCAGGTCTGGTGCAGGCAGCGGGAGCGGGGCAAACCGAAGGTTCCGATGCCTGA
- a CDS encoding HipA domain-containing protein, whose amino-acid sequence MHAVNGGAAVPGVQKKLSLHLSKESVPKLTIVNHPNDYILKPSESRYPYITELEHLTMSMAQAVGIQTVKHGLIPLNNGLACITRREDRELDEKDSFRLRAMEDFAQLSNRISADKYKGSYEQAAKVIEKFSHFPVLDKSRFFQLLVFCFITGNSDMHLKNFSLIENRPGSRLYSLAPAYDLLPVNLVLPEDTEMTALTLHGKKKNQRKNDFLYLADNMGLPRPTALRIIQNLCRQEHRFFSLIDQSELPETWQQKFKHLIHDRINRLS is encoded by the coding sequence ATGCACGCAGTCAATGGTGGAGCAGCTGTCCCAGGTGTGCAGAAAAAGCTCTCTCTGCATCTGAGCAAAGAGTCTGTTCCGAAGCTGACTATTGTAAATCATCCCAATGACTACATTCTGAAACCATCCGAATCCAGGTATCCGTACATAACAGAGCTGGAACACCTGACAATGTCCATGGCCCAGGCTGTCGGCATCCAGACAGTAAAGCATGGGTTGATTCCGTTGAACAACGGCCTTGCCTGCATTACACGCCGTGAGGATCGTGAATTGGATGAGAAGGATTCTTTCCGGCTCCGGGCTATGGAAGACTTTGCACAATTATCAAACAGAATCTCGGCAGATAAATACAAAGGATCGTATGAGCAGGCTGCCAAAGTTATTGAGAAATTCTCACATTTCCCTGTACTGGATAAGAGCAGGTTCTTCCAGCTCCTCGTTTTCTGCTTCATAACCGGAAATTCAGATATGCACCTGAAGAATTTTTCTCTGATAGAGAATCGGCCCGGAAGCCGCCTCTATTCCCTGGCCCCCGCGTACGATCTTCTTCCAGTAAATCTGGTTTTGCCAGAAGATACCGAAATGACGGCCCTGACACTGCATGGAAAGAAAAAGAATCAAAGAAAAAACGATTTTCTCTATTTGGCAGACAACATGGGATTACCCCGTCCCACTGCTTTGAGAATCATTCAGAATCTGTGTCGGCAGGAACATCGGTTTTTTTCTCTGATCGATCAGTCTGAGCTGCCTGAGACATGGCAGCAAAAGTTCAAGCACTTGATTCACGACAGAATCAACAGACTGTCATGA
- a CDS encoding helix-turn-helix transcriptional regulator translates to MNYDNPIGQWLKKERRAAGLTQEQFALYSGLGLRFVRDLEQGKPTVRLDKVNQALAMFNKQAVVGDLQEERHGNHTQEW, encoded by the coding sequence ATGAATTACGATAACCCTATCGGACAGTGGCTGAAAAAGGAAAGACGCGCTGCGGGTCTCACACAGGAGCAGTTTGCGCTGTACTCAGGTCTGGGACTGCGGTTTGTCCGTGATCTTGAACAAGGCAAACCGACAGTGCGACTGGATAAAGTGAACCAGGCTCTGGCCATGTTCAACAAACAGGCCGTTGTGGGTGATCTGCAGGAGGAACGACATGGCAACCATACTCAGGAGTGGTGA
- a CDS encoding AIM24 family protein: MYKITNFTTNDDIRTLSAIGPFTIVQYEREFSVAPQQAQFAWYCNAMNIRRRQVVCDLSKGAVVVQPGAMQWMAGDVHGTSGLKGVGDFIGKTIRSKMTGDPAVKPEYQGTGTLVLEPTYSYLAAIDVSQWGAGIVLDDGMFVAAEASLRQEVSMRRSLSAATLGNEGLFSLCLRGNGAAVVKVPCPQEELVEVELDNDVLRIDGNMAVAWSAGLQFTVEKATSSLMGSALSGEGLVNVYRGTGKVLLCPFQQEAGAMPVQPAAGQ; encoded by the coding sequence ATGTACAAAATCACCAACTTCACGACCAACGACGACATCCGCACCCTGAGTGCCATCGGCCCCTTCACCATTGTCCAGTATGAGCGGGAATTCTCCGTTGCGCCGCAGCAGGCACAGTTTGCCTGGTACTGCAATGCCATGAACATCCGCCGGCGGCAGGTGGTCTGCGATCTCTCCAAAGGAGCGGTCGTGGTGCAGCCAGGTGCCATGCAGTGGATGGCAGGGGATGTGCACGGCACGTCGGGCCTCAAAGGCGTCGGGGATTTCATCGGCAAGACGATCCGGTCGAAAATGACCGGGGACCCGGCGGTGAAACCCGAATACCAGGGAACCGGGACGCTGGTGCTGGAACCCACCTATTCCTATCTGGCAGCCATCGATGTATCCCAATGGGGAGCCGGGATCGTGCTGGATGACGGCATGTTTGTGGCGGCCGAAGCCAGCCTCCGGCAGGAAGTGAGCATGCGGCGTTCTCTGTCTGCCGCCACTCTGGGCAACGAGGGGCTCTTCAGCCTGTGCCTGCGGGGAAACGGCGCGGCGGTCGTCAAGGTTCCCTGTCCCCAGGAGGAGCTGGTGGAAGTGGAGCTGGACAACGATGTCCTGCGCATTGACGGGAACATGGCCGTGGCATGGAGTGCCGGGCTGCAGTTCACAGTGGAAAAAGCCACGAGTTCACTGATGGGATCGGCCCTCTCGGGAGAAGGACTGGTCAATGTTTACCGTGGCACAGGCAAAGTGCTGCTGTGTCCCTTCCAGCAGGAAGCCGGGGCCATGCCTGTACAGCCGGCTGCCGGACAGTGA
- a CDS encoding macro domain-containing protein — MPFEIIQGDITRIQTDAIVNAANPQLQMGGGVCGAIFMAAGSRKLQAACDKLAPIHTGEAVITPGFALPARFVIHTAGPVYSRQSPDESERLLASAYRSSLKLAFEHGCHSIAFPLISSGIYGYPRRDALEVATCAIRGFLEIHDMDVKLVIFNRSDVQIPPGTLSAVDDWLQEHLPESQTIRRLSDTIAMEPLQDSVRLQPSAAPASPFHPDFSTMFGKLDEPFDVYLLKLIDRRGMSDVQVYRKANLDRRLFSKIRSGKGYHPGKRTILALAVALELTLKETEALLERAGYALSPADKFDVVMEYFLEHGPRDIDEINEVLFHYDLPLLGGS; from the coding sequence ATGCCATTTGAAATCATTCAGGGCGACATCACCCGCATCCAGACCGATGCCATCGTCAATGCCGCGAATCCCCAGCTGCAGATGGGCGGGGGTGTCTGCGGGGCCATCTTCATGGCCGCCGGTTCCCGCAAACTCCAGGCTGCCTGCGACAAACTGGCCCCCATTCACACCGGGGAAGCCGTCATCACCCCGGGATTCGCGCTTCCCGCGCGATTTGTCATCCACACCGCCGGACCGGTCTACAGCCGGCAGTCTCCGGATGAAAGCGAACGGCTGCTCGCATCGGCCTACCGGTCCTCCCTCAAGCTGGCTTTTGAACATGGGTGCCATTCCATTGCCTTTCCCCTGATTTCCAGTGGCATTTACGGCTATCCCAGGCGGGACGCCCTGGAAGTCGCCACGTGCGCCATCCGGGGCTTTCTGGAAATCCATGACATGGATGTGAAGCTGGTGATCTTCAACCGCAGCGATGTGCAGATTCCACCAGGGACCCTGTCCGCCGTGGACGACTGGCTGCAGGAACATCTGCCCGAGAGTCAGACAATCCGCCGTCTGTCAGACACAATTGCCATGGAGCCGCTACAGGACAGTGTCCGGCTCCAGCCATCTGCAGCCCCCGCCTCCCCGTTCCATCCCGACTTCTCCACGATGTTCGGGAAACTCGACGAACCCTTTGACGTATATCTGCTGAAGCTCATCGACCGCAGGGGCATGAGCGATGTGCAGGTCTACCGGAAAGCCAATCTGGACAGGCGGCTGTTCTCGAAGATCCGCAGCGGCAAAGGCTACCATCCCGGGAAACGAACCATTCTGGCGCTGGCCGTGGCACTGGAGCTGACGCTGAAGGAAACTGAAGCACTGCTGGAACGGGCAGGCTATGCCCTGTCGCCGGCGGACAAATTCGATGTGGTGATGGAATACTTTCTGGAACACGGTCCGCGGGACATCGATGAAATCAACGAAGTGCTCTTCCACTACGACCTCCCGCTCCTGGGCGGAAGCTGA